In one Fusarium falciforme chromosome 5, complete sequence genomic region, the following are encoded:
- a CDS encoding Aldedh domain-containing protein has product MAPPSVELTAPNGVKWSQPTGLFIGNEFVASSSGKTITSIDPATEEVIATVQAADAEDIDKAVKTARAALRHESWKKLPASDRGQLMYRLAELIESKKELFATIDAWDNGKTYIETLENDLVEAVGVIRYYAGWADKTFGQTISTNPQKFAYTIRQPIGVVAQIIPWNYPLSMATWKLGPALACGNTVVLKAAEQTPLSILVLGELIKEAGFPPGVVNIVNGLGRDTGAALVQHPLVDKIAFTGSTATAASIMGVAAKTLKNITLETGGKSPLLVFDDADLEQAVKWSHFGIMSNQGQICTATSRILVQDTIYDAFIKKFIDTLNVVSRVGNQWDKDTYQGPQVSKVQYERVLEYIDIGKKEGAVVAAGGHPLKVGDSDKGFFIAPTVFTEVKPSMRVYREEIFGPVVVITTFKTEEEAIELANDTTYGLGAAAFTTNLEKAHRVAAEIEAGMVWINSSQDCDPRVPFGGVKQSGIGRELGEAGLEAYTQIKAVHVNMGTKL; this is encoded by the exons ATGGCGCCTCCCTCTGTTGAATTGACGGCTCCGAATGGAGTCAAGTGGTCTCAGCCCACTGGCCTGTTTATCGGCAACGAGTTTGTCGCTTCGTCCAGCGGCAAGACAATTACTTCTATTGACCCTGC CACTGAGGAAGTCATTGCCACTGTGCAAGCCGCCGATGCTGAAGACATCGACAAGGCCGTCAAGACTGCCAGAGCTGCCTTGCGCCACGAGTCATGGAAGAAGCTTCCTGCCTCTGACCGCGGCCAATTGATGTACCGTCTGGCTGAGCTGATCGAGTCCAAGAAAGAGCTCTTTGCCACCATTGACGCTTGGGACAATGGCAAGACATACATCGAGACGCTGGAGAACGATCTCGTCGAGGCCGTCGGCGTTATCCGCTATTATGCTGGCTGGGCCGATAAGACGTTTGGCCAGACCATCAGCACAAACCCTCAAAAGTTCGCCTACACAATCCGCCAGCCCATTGGCGTTGTCGCGCAGATCATCCCTTGGAACTACCCCCTCTCCATGGCTACGTGGAAACTCGGACCTGCCCTCGCCTGCGGTAATACTGTTGtcctcaaggccgccgaACAAACACCTCTGAGCATCCTCGTCCTGGGAgagctcatcaaggaggccgGGTTCCCCCCGGGAGTCGTCAACATCGTCAATGGACTTGGCAGAGACACGGGAGCTGCCTTGGTGCAACATCCTCTTGTGGACAAGATCGCCTTTACCGGTTCCACGGCGACGGCTGCCAGCATCATGGGCGTCGCTGCAAAGACGCTCAAGAACATCACCCTAGAGACTGGCGGCAAGTCGCCATTGCTCGTCTTTGACGATGCGGACCTGGAGCAGGCGGTCAAGTGGTCGCACTTTGGCATCATGTCCAACCAGGGACAGATTTGCACTGCCACGTCGAGAATCCTGGTCCAAGACACCATCTACGACGCCTTCATCAAGAAGTTTATCGACACTCTCAATGTCGTGAGCAGAGTTGGCAACCAATGGGATAAGGATACATACCAGGGTCCTCAGGTGTCCAAGGTCCAATACGAGAGGGTTCTCGAGTACATCGACATTGGAAAGAAGGAGGGCGCTGTCGTGGCAGCTGGAGGTCACCCTCTCAAGGTTGGAGACTCCGATAAGGGCTTCTTCATCGCCCCGACAGTCTTTACTGAGGTCAAGCCCTCGATGCGCGTCTACCGTGAAGAAATCTTTGGTCCTGTCGTGGTGATCACCACCTTCAAAACCGAGGAGGAAGCTATTGAGCTTGCCAACGATACCACATACGGACTGGGAGCCGCTGCCTTTACTACAAACCTGGAGAAGGCTCATCGGGTTGCGGCCGAGATCGAGGCCGGCATGGTCTGGATCAACAGCAGTCAAGACTGTGACCCTCGCGTGCCATTCGGAGGTGTCAAGCAGAGCGGTATTGGCAGGGAGCTCGGTGAGGCAGGTCTCGAAGCCTACACACAGATCAAGGCCGTTCATGTAAACATGGGGACCAAGCTGTAA
- a CDS encoding NAD(P)-bd-dom domain-containing protein, giving the protein MSSIFLTGASGYVGGQVLRELVRGHPEYAITALVRDAKSAATISQDYPKIRTVIGDLNDGDLVEKEASEASVVVHVASNSHIGSVQAIHRGLQKRQTPSYWVQISGASGLAVEELASPSFKPGEPSDDVWDDLAGVASIRDLLKAHKSRAVDNYILDVAKQTPSVKTALVLPPIIYGKGQGPIKQRSYQIPALAKVALERGRAVRVGRGLSRWGNVHVADVARLFTVLAEAGAKGNDDSKIWGEDGIYLTGVGEISWADISDRVAQAAKDQGLLETTEVEELHQPEADTVLPYSSVLFGSNARSNARRGAELLGWKPTEEGIEAEIPRAVAEEAAAKRQSSL; this is encoded by the exons ATGTCTTCAATCTTCCT CACTGGCGCGTCCGGCTATGTCGGTGGTCAGGTCCTCCGCGAGCTGGTGCGCGGTCACCCAGAGTACGCCATCACGGCTCTCGTTCGCGATGCCAAGTCTGCAGCGACCATTTCGCAGGACTATCCCAAGATTCGCACCGTGATTGGTGATCTTAACGATGGTGACTTGGTGGAGAAAGAGGCATCTGAGGCCTCTGTTGTCGTGC ATGTCGCGTCAAACAGCCACATTGGCAGCGTGCAGGCTATCCACCGCGGCTTGCAAAAGCGACAGACTCCCAGCTACTGGGTTCAAATTTCTGGCGCCAGCGGTCTCGCTGTGGAGGAATTGGCGTCTCCATCCTTCAAGCCTGGAGAGCCTTCAGATGACGTCTGGGATGACCTCGCTGGCGTCGCATCCATCCGAGACCTTCTCAAAGCCCACAAGTCGCGGGCAGTCGACAACTACATCCTGGATGTCGCCAAGCAAACACCTTCCGTCAAGACAGCTCTCGTTCTGCCTCCCATCATCTACGGAAAGGGTCAAGGTCCCATCAAGCAGCGCAGCTACCAGATCCCCGCGCTGGCTAAGGTCGCCCTGGAGAGAGGCCGTGCAGTAAGAGTCGGGCGGGGTCTGAGCCGATGGGGAAACGTTCACGTCGCCGACGTTGCGAGGCTGTTTACCGTTTTGGCTGAGGCTGGCGCGAAGGGAAATGACGATAGCAAGATCTGGGGAGAGGACGGCATCTATTTGACAGGCGTTGGAGAGATT TCGTGGGCCGACATCTCGGACAGAGTCGCCCAAGCGGCAAAGGACCAGGGCCTTCTGGAGACCACTGAAGTGGAGGAGCTTCACCAGCCCGAGGCCGACACTGTACTGCCCTACAGCTCTGTCCTGTTCGGCAGCAACGCTAGAAGCAACGCCCGTCGTGGCGCTGAGCTGCTGGGATGGAAGCCCACAGAAGAGGGCATTGAGGCCGAGATCCCGAGAGCGGtggcggaggaggcggctGCGAAGCGACAGTCTAGCCTGTAG
- a CDS encoding Aliphatic nitrilase, whose amino-acid sequence MSPSIRIAACHAAPVFLSARQTTAKAIKLIKQAAKNKANLVVFPETYIPAFPVWSSLRPPTENHDLFKRMALESVYADGDEVQAIRATAKQLGIMVSIGLSEKVRSSSATLYNSNILIGTQGEVLVHHRKLVPTFFEKLTWAPGDGHGLQVAETPYGKIGNLICGENTNPLARYTLMAQGEQIHISTWPPIWPTRVPPPPSQDEPTNRVPEKPNYDNVTANRTRAAAHCFEAKCFGVLCSAVLRDDAIKTISDGSPYLTQVLEQSQRGATQFLDPTGALLPGFTVDPETHEHVPTEYLQKHEGILYADIDVEDCIEGKQYHDVVGGYQRLDVFDLRVNRTRPSPVTFVEEDNKPQFQELKENTGANVP is encoded by the coding sequence ATGTCCCCTTCTATCCGAATCGCCGCCTGTCACGCCGCTCCGGTGTTTCTGTCGGCACGACAGACAACGGCAAAAGCCATCAAGTTAATCAAGCAAGCTGCAAAGAACAAGGCCAATTTGGTTGTCTTTCCCGAGACGTACATTCCTGCCTTTCCCGTCTGGAGCTCGTTACGCCCTCCAACCGAGAACCATGACCTCTTTAAGCGCATGGCCCTCGAATCCGTCTACGCCGACGGTGACGAAGTTCAGGCTATCCGCGCCACGGCAAAACAGCTGGGTATCATGGTCAGCATCGGTCTATCAGAAAAGGTCCGCTCGAGCAGCGCAACTCTTTATAACTCGAATATCCTTATTGGAACCCAAGGGGAGGTCTTGGTCCACCATAGGAAGCTTGTACCAACATTCTTCGAGAAGCTAACCTGGGCACCCGGAGACGGCCACGGATTACAAGTTGCCGAAACCCCCTACGGAAAAATCGGGAATCTGATTTGTGGCGAAAACACCAACCCTCTGGCCCGGTATACTCTGATGGCCCAAGGCGAACAGATTCACATCTCTACCTGGCCACCTATCTGGCCCACCCGCGTTCcgcctcctccctcccaagACGAACCGACCAACCGTGTACCTGAGAAGCCTAACTATGACAACGTCACTGCCAACAGGACTCGTGCTGCCGCTCATTGCTTCGAGGCCAAGTGCTTTGGAGTTCTCTGTTCAGCCGTTCTCAGAGACGACGCCATAAAAACTATTTCGGACGGCTCCCCGTACCTCACTCAGGTGCTGGAACAATCTCAACGTGGTGCAACTCAGTTCCTGGACCCAACTGGAGCGCTTCTGCCTGGGTTCACCGTGGACCCCGAGACGCACGAGCATGTTCCTACTGAATACCTTCAAAAACACGAAGGAATTCTCTATGCAGATATAGACGTTGAGGATTGCATCGAGGGGAAGCAGTATCACGATGTTGTCGGTGGATATCAACGTCTAGATGTCTTTGACTTGAGGGTTAATCGAACTCGCCCGTCTCCGGTGACATTCGTTGAGGAGGACAACAAGCCTCAGTTCCAGGAGCTGAAAGAAAACACTGGGGCGAATGTACCTTAG
- a CDS encoding Beta-glucosidase, with translation MAISEHTRADAARIRKLLESLTLEEKCTLLSGKNMWETAAVERLGIKSLKTSDGPAGVRGSRWTDGTHTTHIPCGISLAATFDPDLVEKVGTILGSEAKSKGAHVLLAPTMNISRSPFGGRNFENFGEDPFLTGNMATAYIRGVQSMGTGACMKHYVANDMETRRFNMDEKIDERTLREIYLRPFHMALEAQPLTAMTAYPKVNGHHVDTSRYLVHDILRQEWGYEGLVMSDWGGLNSTVDSIRATTDLEMPGPPLRYGKALMEAVQMGQVSETEHVDPSVQRLLQLLQKFKLIGREEQPSTTTICSDAEAEITANEAETDTPEFRRITREAASQGIVLLKNDNLLPLDPRAIRKLAIIGPNAKNPTIGGTGSAIVNPYYITTPYESIISLSKEKNPDIEIVYEQGIFTHLQPPLIGHCLTRPGSGTPGLQVDFFTGQRLEGDIVATTFWQDSLVYFMSDGDVPAPLRGTIFSYRATGLLRPSVTGVYDFSLSNTGKAKLFIDGELLIDNTEWTEISGNFMNCGSVECFSSKVLEAVKTYELRVDNVVVPPPTKPHDNTLFHKISGVRVGMLFRHDEEAMFRNAVGAAQDADAVIFVVGHNNDTEREGSDRTSLSLPRRTDELVSAVCTANKNVVVVTQSACAISMPWADAASAIVHAWYQGQECGNAIADVLFGLVNPSGKLPLTFPRRIEDHGSNKWFPGDAVADKAEYGEGILLGYRWFDQQDIQPLWPFGYGLSYTTFSITHATIKGKVSRDGSSSAVVQVTITNTGNLLGSEVVQLYVSPSAHISSCGLLSAPRALAGFRKVTVASGESKKIGIELAATAFWWFDPNAQDTARSAWRLDEGTYKCYVGASSRDFAKELDVVVG, from the coding sequence ATGGCAATTTCCGAACATACCCGGGCTGACGCAGCCAGGATCAGGAAATTGCTCGAGTCTCTGACGCTGGAGGAAAAATGTACTCTGTTATCTGGAAAGAACATGTGGGAAACTGCAGCGGTTGAACGACTCGGCATCAAAAGCCTGAAGACAAGCGACGGCCCAGCCGGCGTGCGCGGTTCCCGATGGACAGACGGAACACACACAACTCATATTCCGTGTGGAATCTCGCTCGCAGCCACCTTTGACCCGGACCTGGTTGAAAAGGTCGGCACCATCCTGGGATCAGAAGCCAAGAGCAAGGGCGCCCATGTCCTTCTCGCGCCGACCATGAACATCAGCCGCTCTCCATTTGGCGGTCGCAACTTTGAGAACTTTGGCGAAGATCCGTTCCTGACGGGGAACATGGCTACCGCGTACATCCGCGGCGTTCAGAGTATGGGCACCGGGGCTTGCATGAAGCACTATGTTGCCAACGACATGGAGACGCGTCGGTTCAACATGGACGAGAAGATTGATGAGAGGACACTGCGAGAAATCTACCTCAGGCCCTTTCACATGGCGCTCGAGGCTCAACCTCTGACTGCGATGACGGCCTACCCCAAGGTGAACGGACACCATGTCGACACAAGCCGATATCTCGTCCACGATATTCTTCGCCAGGAGTGGGGATATGAGGGCCTGGTCATGAGTGACTGGGGCGGTCTCAACTCAACGGTCGACAGCATCCGTGCAACGACAGATCTTGAGATGCCGGGCCCTCCGCTTCGATATGGCAAGGCATTGATGGAGGCGGTACAAATGGGCCAGGTGTCGGAGACCGAGCATGTCGACCCTTCTGTCCAGCGGCTGCTACAACTGCTCCAGAAATTCAAGCTTATCGGCCGAGAAGAACAgccctccaccaccacgatATGCAGCGATGCTGAGGCCGAAATCACGGCCAACGAGGCTGAGACTGACACGCCCGAGTTCCGCAGAATCACAAGAGAGGCTGCATCCCAGGGCATTGTTCTCCTCAAGAACGACAATCTGCTTCCTCTAGATCCGCGAGCCATTCGAAAGTTGGCAATCATCGGACCCAACGCAAAGAATCCCACCATCGGCGGAACCGGTAGTGCAATCGTCAACCCGTACTACATCACCACCCCATATGAGTCGATCATATCTCTCTCTAAAGAGAAAAACCCGGATATAGAGATAGTTTACGAGCAAGGTATTTTTACGCATTTGCAACCACCTTTGATCGGCCACTGCCTCACGAGGCCGGGCAGTGGCACTCCGGGTCTCCAGGTCGACTTTTTCACAGGACAGAGGCTCGAAGGCGACATCGTGGCAACGACATTCTGGCAGGATTCCCTCGTCTATTTCATGAGCGACGGAGACGTTCCTGCTCCTCTGCGCGGCACCATCTTCAGCTACAGGGCCACCGGACTCCTCCGTCCCAGCGTCACGGGAGTCTATGATTTTAGCTTGTCCAACACGGGCAAGGCGAAGCTCTTCATAGATGGAGAGCTCCTGATCGACAATACAGAGTGGACTGAAATCAGTGGGAACTTTATGAATTGCGGAAGCGTAGAGTGCTTCTCCAGCAAGGTCTTGGAGGCAGTCAAGACTTACGAGCTGAGGGTTGACAATGTCGTCGTTCCTCCTCCCACTAAGCCACACGACAACACACTCTTCCATAAGATCTCGGGGGTGCGGGTTGGCATGCTGTTTAGGCACGACGAGGAAGCCATGTTCCGCAACGCCGTAGGCGCAGCACAGGATGCAGACGCCGTCATCTTTGTAGTTGGTCATAACAACGATACCGAGAGGGAAGGGTCTGATCGGACATCGCTGTCTCTTCCACGCCGCACAGATGAACTTGTCTCAGCTGTTTGCACCGCCAACAAGAACGTGGTCGTGGTGACACAGTCCGCCTGCGCCATAAGCATGCCTTGGGCTGATGCAGCCAGTGCCATTGTGCATGCGTGGTACCAGGGACAAGAGTGTGGAAACGCCATAGCTGATGTCCTTTTCGGGCTCGTCAACCCGTCAGGCAAACTCCCCCTGACTTTCCCCCGCAGGATTGAGGACCACGGCTCCAACAAGTGGTTCCCCGGCGACGCAGTCGCTGACAAGGCCGAGTATGGCGAGGGCATCCTGTTGGGATATCGCTGGTTTGATCAGCAAGACATTCAGCCACTGTGGCCTTTTGGTTATGGCCTGTCTTACACCACGTTTTCTATCACTCACGCAACCATCAAGGGTAAAGTGAGCCGAGATGGTTCTTCCAGTGCTGTCGTGCAAGTTACCATCACAAACACTGGAAATCTACTTGGAAGTGAAGTGGTTCAGCTTTACGTGTCTCCTTCTGCACACATCAGCAGCTGTGGCCTCCTATCCGCGCCTAGGGCCCTCGCTGGGTTTAGAAAGGTCACTGTAGCCTCTGGGGAGAGCAAGAAGATCGGCATTGAGTTGGCAGCCACAGCCTTTTGGTGGTTCGATCCCAATGCGCAGGATACAGCCCGCAGTGCGTGGAGGCTCGATGAGGGCACGTACAAGTGCTACGTTGGTGCCAGCTCACGCGACTTCGCCAAGGAGTTGGATGTGGTTGTGGGATAG
- a CDS encoding Zn(2)-C6 fungal-type domain-containing protein, protein MCRNASVPLDQLKGIFDRLEALERRAGGSTADQSESSRQHPDSTPFILGEDFGLGSAETPEVVPSLAPTPLNSAGLNTTMAIPLSHSTTTGSLLRSAPARALLGDYPQDIFLHVELGRSVPASLSLTPKPLNQVEIPAVSRNEADELMHKFFQLVHRFYPILDEDEFRSTYDDAFTQGLAPNLATAMVLIVLALGSVSDADYDGSTTWEPGSRFSSPAVSILLTVGLESFGGSLLLPQSLYLAAIYYSFLARPLPAWRLVHMASTEVQHYWIRKLGSLNDAQAAAQGQLILRLCWAIFILECDIVAEHHFPRSGIDNVVEQLPFPGFGNSPEPPMLRWLANISSRRLLNRIHYVLYDTYQGATTSMDSSSCAPTSQFGISQELNRQLHAWYDLLPPAIKPDLDHNEHGLDDSILLMRFHAAGDIIHRPFLLQVCALPSGETPPDARMVENAKTCLYHCRGYIGAVQGVLRNPSASLEIFTHSTMAVVLLLTFASFSPALAPDLQDVKELQAQGASILQKWSFPESSIETMLSIVRTVRVKCLGR, encoded by the exons ATGTGCAGGAACGCTTCCGTGCCGTTAGATCAGCTAAAAGGTATCTTTGACCGGCTCGAGGCATTAGAACGACGGGCAGGTGGCTCAACAGCGGATCAGTCGGAATCGAGCCGCCAACACCCCGACAGTACACCCTTCATCCTCGGCGAGGACTTTGGCCTGGGCTCAGCGGAAACCCCGGAGGTGGTTCCGTCCCTGGCACCGACTCCGCTCAACTCAGCTgggctcaacaccaccatggccatcCCCTTATCACACTCCACAACGACAGGTAGTCTCCTACGGTCGGCTCCAGCCCGAGCCCTCCTCGGTGATTATCCACAAGATATCTTCCTCCACGTTGAACTAGGCCGTAGTGTCCCGGCCTCCCTATCTTTGACCCCAAAGCCACTCAACCAGGTCGAGATACCGGCTGTCTCGCGCAACGAGGCTGACGAGCTAATGCACAAGTTCTTCCAGCTCGTCCACCGATTTTATCCAATcctggacgaggacgaaTTCCGGAGTACCTATGATGATGCATTCACCCAGGGCCTTGCTCCTAATCTTGCCACTGCCATGGTGCTCATTGTCCTGGCTCTTGGTAGCGTGTCCGACGCCGACTACGACGGCTCCACCACATGGGAACCGGGAAGCCGTTTCTCGTCCCCTGCAGTCAGCATTCTACTTACAGTAGGACTCGAGTCCTTCGGCGGAAGCTTACTTCTCCCGCAATCGTTATACCTGGCTGCTATCTACTATAGCTTCCTAGCCAGACCTTTGCCGGCCTGGCGGCTGGTGCATATGGCATCAACTGAAGTGCAGCACTATTGGATACG AAAGTTGGGCTCACTAAACGACGCGCAAGCAGCCGCACAGGGTCAATTGATACTGCGGCTGTGTTGGGCTATCTTCATTCTCGAGTG TGATATTGTTGCCGAACACCATTTCCCTAGGAGTGGAATAGACAATGTCGTCGAACAGCTCCCCTTTCCCGGCTTCGGCAACTCGCCCGAGCCCCCAATGCTGCGCTGGCTGGCCAATATCTCGTCCCGTCGTCTGCTAAACCGGATACATTACGTGCTCTACGATACCTACCAAGGTGCCACAACAAGCATGGATTCATCGTCTTGTGCCCCTACCTCTCAGTTTGGCATCAGCCAGGAGCTCAACCGTCAACTCCACGCCTGGTATGATTTGCTTCCTCCTGCCATCAAACCAGATCTGGACCACAATGAGCATGGTCTTGACGACTCCATTCTGCTCATGCGTTTCCATGCCGCTGGGGATATTATTCATAGACCCTTCCTGCTCCAAGTCTGTGCTTTGCCTTCCGGCGAGACGCCACCGGATGCCAGGATGGTGGAAAACGCCAAGACGTGCTTATATCACTGCCGTGGCTATATAGGAGCCGTACAGGGTGTCCTGAGAAACCCATCTGCATCACTTGAGATATTTACTCACTC TACCATGGCGGTTGTTCTGCTTCTCACATTTGCATCTTTTTCTCCCGCTCTCGCTCCTGACCTGCAGGATGTCAAGGAGCTACAAGCGCAAGGGGCATCTATTCTTCAAAAATGGTCATTCCCCGAGTCCAGCATAGAGACTATGCTATCTATAGTACGAACAGTACGAGTCAAATGTCTCGGCCGCTGA
- a CDS encoding MFS domain-containing protein, producing MTPSISHTDAPDGLRKHLTTALVISVCVVDSVAIAYDGSLMGSLNVMKAYQNYFELTTSTTAVNTCATFLGAILVGPFTGMLIDWKGRKIGLYAACIVNILGAAIAGGAINIAMFIAGRIIIGIGVGLGQTAAGTYVAETTAPSVRPTALGLYFSCWAVGSLLAAGISYGTSGLEPSNWTWRIPSILQAVPPLAVLCLIPFVPESPRWLAYQDRREEALKVLARVNGADEQHPQVQTQYREVIGTLEYEKNEGRSVSIEDMLKNRANRKRLLLALSVAPLAMLTGSNIITYYFGSMLTQAGLGNSVTQLKVNVCLSSWQLIVAVCGSFMAERLGRRFLALFSLGLCSIFFYLLAGLTAKFGTSHNLAGTYGTIACIFLFLGAYSFGITPLTAMYAPEVLPYNMRANGIAMQGILIKSCGVLVAMAFPYMMEAIGWKTYIVNASWNILMWLYIYFQWVETKGLTLEEIDVLFDGETHVHQDLDLEAVKSGDVKALHVG from the exons ATGACTCCATCCATTTCACACACCGACGCCCCAGATGGGCTCCGCAAGCACTTGACGACGGCCCTAGTAATCTCGGTTTGTGTTGTCGACTCCGTGGCCATCGCTTATGACGGTTCTCTCATGGGCTCTCTGAACGTCATGAAGGCGTACCAGAACTACTTTGAGCTCACGACTTCAACCACTGCTGTCAACACCTGCGCCACTTTCCTGGGAGCCATCCTGGTCGGACCCTTCACCGGAATGCTTATTGACTGGAAGGGGCGCAAGATTGGCTTGTACGCGGCCTGCATCGTCAACATCTTGGGCGCTGCCATCGCTGGTGGAGCCATCAACATCGCCATGTTCATCGCGGGCCGCATCATCATCGGCATTGGCGTCGGACTCGGACAGACTGCTGCTGGCACCTATGTTGCCGAGACGACTGCACCTTCAGTTCGCCCGACGGCCCTGGGGTTGTACTTTTCTTGCTGGGCCGTGGGTTCTCTACTTGCTGCTGGGATCTCGTATGGC ACCTCCGGCCTCGAACCCTCCAACTGGACATGGCGTATTCCATCTATCCTACAGGCGGTGCCTCCACTTGCCGTTCTCTGTCTCATCCCCTTTGTTCCAGAGTCTCCCCGATGGCTAGCATaccaagatcgacgagaagaagcgctAAAGGTCCTGGCAAGAGTCAATGGCGCCGATGAGCAGCACCCACAAGTGCAAACTCAGTACAGGGAAGTCATTGGCACTCTAGAATACGAGAAGAACGAGGGTCGAAGCGTCAGTATTGAAGATATGCTCAAGAACAGAGCGAACCGCAAGAGACTTCTTCTGGCCTTGTCTGTGGCGCCGCTTGCCATGTTGACCGGTTCAAACATAATCAC TTACTACTTTGGCAGTATGCTCACCCAGGCCGGCCTTGGCAACTCGGTCACACAACTCAAGGTCAACGTCTGCCTCTCTTCGTGGCAGCTGATTGTTGCGGTCTGTGGATCCTTCATGGCCGAGAGACTTGGGCGCCGGTTCCTTGCTCTGTTCAGCTTGGGCCTCtgctccatcttcttctacCTGCTAGCAGGTCTGACTGCCAAGTTCGGGACTTCGCACAACCTGGCCGGTACTTACGGCACCATAGCCTgtatcttcctcttcctgggCGCGTATTCCTTTGGCATCACTCCTCTCACAGCCATGTATGCACCAGAGGTTCTGCCGTACAACATGCGCGCCAACGGAATTGCCATGCAGGGCATCCTGATCAAGTCGTGTGGAGTGCTAGTCGCCATGGCCTTCCCTTACATGATGGAGGCTATTGGATGGAAGACGTATATTGTCAACGCGTCATGGAACATTTTGATGTGGCTTTACATCTACTTCCAGTGGGTTGAGACCAAGGGGCTGACcctggaggagattgatgTCTTGTTTGATGGCGAGACGCATGTCCATCAAGACCTGGATTTGGAGGCGGTCAAGAGTGGCGATGTTAAAGCCCTTCATGTTGGTTAA